In the Deinococcota bacterium genome, one interval contains:
- a CDS encoding c-type cytochrome has protein sequence IEMVPGWSNTMYLQADEPGEYFGKCAEFCGLQHANMEFLVIAQSRDDFAAWLELQAQEATEPETALARRGLEVFVSTPCALCHTIRGASEAAVEVGPDLTHLVSRRTLAARMLENNRGNLGGWIADPQGLKPGNTMPAINLPSEDFIALLDYLDTLR, from the coding sequence AGATCGAGATGGTCCCGGGCTGGAGCAACACCATGTACCTGCAAGCGGACGAGCCGGGCGAGTACTTCGGCAAGTGCGCGGAGTTCTGCGGGCTCCAGCACGCCAACATGGAGTTCTTAGTGATCGCGCAGAGCCGGGACGACTTCGCGGCTTGGCTCGAGCTTCAAGCGCAGGAGGCGACCGAGCCCGAGACGGCGCTGGCGAGGAGGGGCCTCGAGGTCTTCGTGAGCACCCCCTGCGCGCTCTGCCACACGATTCGCGGCGCCTCGGAGGCGGCCGTCGAGGTCGGCCCCGACCTCACCCACTTGGTCAGCCGCCGCACCCTGGCGGCCAGGATGCTCGAGAACAACCGCGGCAACTTAGGCGGCTGGATCGCCGATCCTCAGGGCCTCAAGCCGGGCAACACTATGCCGGCGATCAACTTGCCATCAGAGGACTTCATCGCGCTCCTCGACTACTTGGATACCTTGCGCTGA